A window from Caulobacter sp. X encodes these proteins:
- the mtgA gene encoding monofunctional biosynthetic peptidoglycan transglycosylase: protein MRRLLRNIALALFIVLVAGPIVTVLIYRFVPPPITPLMVIRAVEGKGLDHRWRPIDEVAPALPRALIAAEDARFCEHHGFDFDALQKAYANNEAGKKIRGGSTISQQTAKNVFLWPGRSYVRKGLEAWFTVLIEVGWGKKRIMEVYLNSIEFGPGIYGAESASRRYFGVGADKLTQAQASRLAAILPSPLKWRVIKPGKYVAKRTKKIGKASGTVRRDGLDDCVG from the coding sequence TTGCGGCGGCTTCTGCGCAATATCGCTTTGGCTCTGTTCATCGTCCTGGTCGCGGGACCGATCGTGACCGTGCTGATCTACCGCTTCGTCCCGCCGCCGATCACGCCGCTGATGGTGATCCGTGCGGTCGAGGGGAAGGGGCTGGACCATCGCTGGCGGCCGATCGACGAGGTCGCGCCCGCCCTGCCGCGCGCCCTGATCGCCGCCGAGGACGCGCGGTTCTGCGAACACCACGGCTTCGACTTCGACGCCCTGCAGAAGGCCTACGCCAACAACGAGGCCGGCAAGAAGATCCGCGGCGGATCGACGATCAGCCAGCAGACGGCCAAGAACGTCTTCCTGTGGCCGGGCCGCTCCTATGTCCGAAAGGGTCTGGAAGCCTGGTTCACGGTGCTGATCGAGGTCGGCTGGGGCAAGAAGCGGATCATGGAGGTCTATCTGAACTCCATCGAGTTCGGCCCGGGCATCTATGGCGCGGAGTCGGCCTCGCGCCGCTATTTCGGCGTCGGCGCCGACAAGCTGACCCAGGCCCAGGCCTCGCGCCTGGCCGCGATCCTGCCCAGCCCGCTGAAGTGGCGGGTGATCAAGCCGGGCAAGTACGTCGCCAAGCGCACGAAGAAGATCGGCAAGGCCTCCGGGACGGTGCGCCGCGACGGCCTCGACGACTGCGTAGGCTAG
- a CDS encoding glutathione S-transferase family protein gives MITVFGEGRGFRVVWLLEEMGLPYRLRGVDMLAGVENDPEFLAVNPGGFIPAIQDGEVVMVESIAIMEYLLGRYGPSPLAPAPRDAAFPAYQQFLHLGEAGLAASVFFLTGAKHFAPETDRDNWTVRQAMHVFTSRLGLVARRLAQAPYMAGEAFTAADISVGYALEMARKNIDFPLGEAEMAYVKRLRQRDGYERALDACPATRQWWNS, from the coding sequence ATGATCACCGTCTTCGGAGAAGGTCGGGGCTTTCGCGTCGTCTGGCTGCTGGAGGAGATGGGCCTGCCCTATCGTCTGCGCGGAGTCGACATGCTGGCGGGGGTGGAGAACGATCCGGAGTTCCTGGCGGTCAATCCCGGCGGCTTCATCCCGGCGATCCAGGACGGCGAGGTCGTCATGGTCGAGTCGATCGCGATCATGGAGTACCTGCTCGGCCGCTACGGGCCCTCCCCCCTGGCGCCGGCCCCTCGAGACGCCGCCTTCCCCGCCTACCAGCAGTTCCTGCACCTGGGCGAGGCCGGACTGGCGGCCTCGGTCTTCTTCCTGACGGGCGCCAAGCACTTCGCGCCCGAGACCGACCGTGACAACTGGACCGTCCGCCAGGCGATGCACGTGTTCACCAGCCGCCTAGGCCTGGTGGCCCGTCGGCTGGCGCAGGCGCCCTACATGGCGGGCGAGGCCTTCACCGCGGCGGACATCTCGGTCGGCTACGCGCTGGAGATGGCGCGCAAGAACATCGACTTTCCGCTGGGCGAGGCCGAGATGGCTTACGTGAAGCGACTGCGCCAGCGGGACGGCTATGAGCGGGCGCTCGACGCCTGCCCCGCCACGCGCCAGTGGTGGAATAGCTAG
- a CDS encoding nitroreductase, whose product MDVIDAVNRRMSVRAFKPDPVDAALVRELLEAASRAPSGGNLQPWRVQVVAGAPLKALTDAMLTRVASPDPTEYDVYPANLWEPLRSRRFQVGEDMYGALGIPREDKMARLQWFAINGQGFGAPVQLFFSIDRRCGPPQWSDVGMFMQTFMLLAVERGLDTCPQEFWSHYNKLVDEHVGLPEGHMLFSGMALGYRDAEAPVNNFRSRRAPFEEWGELKGF is encoded by the coding sequence ATGGACGTGATCGACGCCGTCAACCGCCGCATGTCGGTGCGCGCCTTCAAGCCTGATCCCGTCGACGCCGCCCTGGTGCGCGAGCTGCTGGAGGCGGCGTCCCGCGCGCCCTCGGGCGGCAACCTCCAGCCCTGGCGGGTGCAGGTGGTGGCCGGCGCGCCGCTGAAGGCCCTGACCGACGCCATGCTGACCCGCGTGGCTTCGCCCGATCCGACCGAGTACGACGTCTATCCCGCCAACCTGTGGGAGCCGCTGCGCAGCCGTCGCTTCCAGGTGGGCGAGGACATGTACGGGGCGCTGGGCATCCCGCGCGAGGACAAGATGGCCCGCCTGCAGTGGTTCGCCATAAACGGCCAGGGCTTCGGCGCGCCGGTGCAGCTGTTCTTCTCGATCGACCGCCGTTGCGGCCCGCCGCAGTGGAGCGACGTCGGCATGTTCATGCAGACCTTCATGCTGCTGGCCGTCGAGCGAGGCCTCGACACCTGCCCGCAGGAGTTCTGGTCGCACTACAACAAGCTGGTCGACGAGCATGTCGGCCTGCCCGAGGGCCACATGCTGTTCTCTGGCATGGCCCTTGGCTACCGCGACGCCGAAGCCCCGGTGAACAACTTCCGCTCCCGCCGCGCCCCGTTCGAGGAGTGGGGCGAGCTGAAGGGGTTCTAG
- a CDS encoding VOC family protein, producing the protein MASDFVWFELVTPDAAAAEAFYKTVVGWTTEASSGPNGPYTIFKASELAVGGMLEMKDVPPGWLGYVGVDDVDAYAEKVEAAGGAVHKAPQDIPGVGRFAVVADPQGAMFILFRGSLETPPPRPEPMSPGSLGWSELHAADWEKAFAFYAPLFGWVKHDTVPMGEMGVYQTFGPSTAAIGGMFSNHAPAPTPYWLYYFGVEGIDSAVERVKANGGQVLMGPVEVPGGAWVVNATDPQGGMFALLGMRG; encoded by the coding sequence ATGGCTAGCGACTTCGTCTGGTTCGAACTGGTCACCCCCGACGCGGCGGCCGCCGAAGCCTTCTACAAGACCGTCGTCGGCTGGACGACCGAGGCCTCCTCCGGTCCGAATGGTCCGTACACGATCTTCAAGGCCAGCGAGCTCGCCGTTGGCGGCATGCTGGAGATGAAGGACGTTCCGCCGGGCTGGCTGGGCTATGTCGGCGTCGATGACGTCGACGCCTACGCCGAGAAGGTCGAGGCCGCCGGCGGCGCCGTCCACAAGGCGCCGCAGGATATTCCGGGCGTCGGCCGCTTCGCCGTCGTCGCCGATCCGCAAGGCGCGATGTTCATCCTGTTCCGGGGCTCGCTCGAGACGCCGCCGCCCCGGCCCGAGCCCATGTCGCCCGGCTCGCTGGGCTGGTCGGAGCTGCACGCGGCCGACTGGGAGAAGGCCTTCGCCTTCTACGCCCCGCTATTCGGTTGGGTGAAGCACGACACCGTGCCGATGGGCGAGATGGGCGTCTACCAGACCTTTGGGCCCAGCACGGCGGCGATCGGCGGCATGTTCAGCAACCACGCCCCGGCGCCGACGCCCTACTGGCTGTACTATTTCGGCGTCGAAGGGATCGACTCCGCCGTCGAGCGAGTGAAGGCGAACGGCGGCCAGGTCCTGATGGGTCCGGTCGAGGTCCCCGGCGGGGCCTGGGTCGTCAACGCCACGGACCCGCAGGGAGGGATGTTCGCGCTGCTGGGCATGCGCGGATGA
- a CDS encoding WD40 repeat domain-containing protein, translating to MIFSFDAFVTDVLFDRSGRAAFALGDGTVRLQTQDGFVTVEAHGGPLGGAVLAAAAHPSGAGIVTGGDDGRVVWSRIENGEVVATLLAEVKNKWIEHVATSAASGLIAFAAGKEVHVRDAADPAFARAFAHERTVSGLAFEPKGRRLASATYGGAYLWYARIADQKPQLLKWAGSHIAVAFSPDGKFLISSMQENQLHGWRLSDGKDMRMGGYPAKIKSLAFFDKGNLLATAGANGAVIWPFAGASGPMGKEAAEIGFSRDSMVVRVAGVDAHPVCLAGQDNGKIWAAHMRNGRIETLKAEKGAPISALAVSADGKLMAWGDESGEAGVLEIPDISGPRQFAG from the coding sequence ATGATCTTTTCCTTCGACGCCTTCGTCACCGACGTCCTTTTCGACCGTTCCGGCCGCGCCGCCTTCGCCCTGGGCGACGGCACGGTGCGCCTGCAGACGCAGGATGGCTTCGTCACGGTGGAAGCTCATGGCGGCCCCCTCGGCGGCGCTGTCCTGGCCGCCGCCGCCCATCCCAGCGGCGCCGGAATCGTCACCGGCGGCGATGACGGCCGCGTGGTCTGGAGCCGAATCGAGAACGGCGAGGTTGTCGCGACCCTGCTGGCCGAGGTGAAGAACAAGTGGATCGAGCACGTGGCGACCAGCGCCGCCTCGGGCCTGATCGCCTTCGCCGCCGGCAAGGAGGTCCATGTCCGCGACGCCGCCGACCCGGCCTTCGCGCGCGCGTTCGCGCACGAGAGGACGGTGTCGGGCCTGGCGTTTGAGCCCAAGGGGCGGCGCCTGGCCTCGGCCACCTATGGCGGCGCCTATCTGTGGTACGCGCGGATCGCCGACCAGAAGCCCCAGCTCCTGAAGTGGGCCGGCAGCCACATCGCCGTGGCCTTCAGCCCGGACGGCAAGTTCCTGATCTCGTCGATGCAGGAGAACCAGCTGCACGGCTGGCGCCTGTCGGACGGCAAGGACATGCGGATGGGCGGCTATCCGGCCAAGATCAAGAGCCTGGCCTTCTTCGACAAGGGCAACCTGCTGGCCACGGCCGGCGCCAATGGCGCGGTCATCTGGCCGTTCGCCGGCGCCAGCGGCCCGATGGGCAAGGAGGCCGCCGAGATCGGCTTCTCGCGCGATTCGATGGTCGTGCGGGTCGCCGGCGTCGATGCGCACCCCGTCTGCCTGGCCGGCCAGGACAACGGCAAGATCTGGGCCGCCCATATGCGCAACGGGCGCATCGAGACCCTGAAGGCCGAGAAGGGCGCCCCGATCAGCGCCCTGGCCGTCAGCGCCGACGGCAAGCTCATGGCCTGGGGCGACGAGAGCGGCGAGGCCGGGGTCCTGGAGATCCCGGACATCAGCGGCCCTCGCCAGTTCGCGGGCTAG
- a CDS encoding biopolymer transporter ExbD has product MAAKLAGGGGGRYSLGQNSEINVTPFVDILLVLLIIFMVAVPMAVTSIKIDLPPAVPPPPNAPKPKEPVFISIQKSGAIFIAEKQTSLDGLEADLDAKFAANGQAGPKDDQRIMIRADADVMYADFMGVLNQLQTSGWYKVGLINEDIH; this is encoded by the coding sequence ATGGCGGCTAAACTTGCTGGCGGCGGCGGTGGCCGTTATTCGCTGGGCCAAAATTCCGAAATCAACGTCACGCCCTTCGTGGACATCCTTCTGGTGCTGCTGATCATCTTCATGGTCGCCGTGCCGATGGCCGTGACCTCCATCAAGATCGACCTTCCTCCGGCGGTTCCGCCGCCCCCGAACGCGCCGAAGCCGAAGGAGCCGGTCTTCATCTCGATCCAGAAGTCTGGCGCGATCTTCATCGCCGAGAAGCAGACCAGCCTGGATGGCCTGGAAGCCGATCTGGACGCCAAGTTCGCCGCCAACGGCCAAGCCGGCCCGAAGGACGACCAGCGCATCATGATCCGCGCCGACGCCGACGTGATGTACGCCGACTTCATGGGCGTGCTGAACCAGCTGCAGACCTCGGGCTGGTACAAGGTCGGCCTGATCAACGAGGACATCCACTAA